From Sporosarcina sp. Te-1, the proteins below share one genomic window:
- a CDS encoding S-layer homology domain-containing protein, which produces MDKKNSTWSKALKTVAVCAVSLAAISVYSPAHAAEKEVVAVAQQKTSFKDVAKGYWATDSIEWAASTGLIKGFPDGTFKPNDVLTEEQFTTMLTRFYEELGKEVESSTADSKWANQKYEGLAHYKIPLLGYDDVDFRKNPVNRGLIAQVFAYLQNNSSDLEDAVTYLFDKGITNGSNPNGKTPVEKFGATDQLTRAHAVAFFKRIADSGKVSVNPEVIADKIEVNTANAAETLRLAKEEALLKVDPIAIPDKQELKVQKQQLIEKKKEVAKELGVKMEDIGKAIGEAKRAGDYDKVQQLILEKKTVIQDKKDQNKEIGKQISELEKMKNETNGKAEGTNKETGKQLSELGKSIGEAKRNGDEGKAQELIDAKKELAQEKQQQNKEYGKQMSEIGQSIGEAKRNGDEAKAQELINAKKDLAQEKQQQNKEYGKQMSEYGKSIGEAKRAQYGKGN; this is translated from the coding sequence ATGGATAAGAAAAATTCAACATGGTCAAAGGCTTTGAAAACTGTGGCTGTTTGTGCAGTCTCGTTGGCTGCGATCAGTGTGTATTCACCTGCACATGCTGCTGAAAAAGAGGTAGTTGCTGTCGCACAACAGAAAACATCATTCAAGGATGTTGCGAAAGGTTACTGGGCGACAGATTCCATTGAATGGGCTGCTTCTACAGGTCTGATCAAAGGATTTCCAGATGGCACTTTTAAACCGAATGATGTTTTGACTGAAGAACAGTTCACGACAATGCTGACCCGTTTCTATGAAGAACTGGGGAAAGAGGTAGAATCCAGCACAGCAGACTCGAAATGGGCTAATCAAAAATATGAAGGCTTAGCCCACTATAAAATTCCACTATTAGGGTACGATGATGTTGATTTCAGAAAGAATCCTGTCAATCGGGGATTGATTGCACAAGTTTTCGCTTACTTACAAAATAACTCTAGTGATCTGGAAGATGCGGTGACATACTTATTCGATAAAGGCATTACCAATGGAAGCAATCCAAACGGTAAGACGCCTGTTGAGAAATTCGGAGCTACGGATCAATTGACTCGTGCCCATGCCGTCGCTTTCTTCAAACGAATCGCGGACAGCGGCAAAGTATCCGTCAATCCAGAGGTCATTGCAGACAAAATTGAAGTAAATACAGCGAATGCAGCAGAAACTCTTCGGTTGGCAAAAGAAGAAGCGTTGCTGAAAGTGGATCCGATTGCGATTCCGGACAAACAGGAATTGAAGGTGCAAAAGCAGCAATTAATCGAGAAGAAAAAAGAAGTGGCCAAAGAACTTGGCGTCAAAATGGAAGATATCGGGAAGGCGATTGGAGAAGCAAAACGTGCTGGAGACTATGATAAAGTCCAACAGTTGATTCTTGAAAAGAAAACTGTCATCCAGGATAAAAAGGATCAAAACAAGGAAATCGGCAAGCAGATATCAGAATTGGAAAAAATGAAAAACGAAACAAATGGCAAAGCCGAGGGAACAAACAAGGAAACGGGCAAACAGTTGTCCGAGTTAGGCAAATCTATCGGTGAAGCGAAGCGGAATGGCGATGAAGGCAAAGCGCAAGAATTGATTGACGCTAAAAAAGAATTGGCCCAGGAAAAGCAGCAACAAAACAAAGAATATGGCAAACAAATGTCAGAAATCGGCCAATCCATTGGGGAAGCAAAACGCAATGGCGACGAAGCGAAAGCACAAGAATTGATTAATGCGAAAAAGGATTTGGCTCAGGAAAAACAGCAACAGAACAAAGAATATGGCAAGCAAATGTCAGAGTACGGAAAGTCAATTGGCGAAGCAAAGCGCGCTCAATACGGCAAAGGGAACTGA
- a CDS encoding glycerophosphodiester phosphodiesterase family protein: MGKERALFVALLAIACLFVLVGYNSQTKIRVAPKEMLSVAHRGASAYAPENTRAAFRKGVDLQADYLECDVHLSKDDELIVMHDDKVDRTTDGKGYIRNMTLAELKTLDAGKQFGEEFVNEQILTLQELVDEFYNEVGLVIEIKNPNDYPGIEEKVVQVLNQYDDLSGIIIQSFDVQSLKKIHSLLPEVEIAILIRPTDSFITAQKVEEYTDFAAYINFNVSFTNKRTVDLVHEHGGKVLVWSKKDRRLIWKAQKYGVDGIISDFSEKPEEMYLAKE, encoded by the coding sequence ATGGGAAAAGAGAGAGCCCTATTTGTCGCATTGCTAGCCATCGCATGTCTTTTCGTCCTAGTCGGTTATAATAGTCAAACCAAAATAAGGGTCGCTCCCAAAGAGATGCTCAGCGTGGCGCACAGAGGAGCTTCTGCATATGCACCGGAAAATACACGGGCTGCCTTCCGAAAAGGGGTGGACCTGCAGGCGGATTATTTGGAATGTGATGTTCATCTTTCGAAGGATGATGAGTTGATTGTCATGCATGATGACAAAGTTGACCGGACAACAGATGGCAAAGGGTATATTCGCAATATGACACTGGCTGAATTGAAAACACTGGATGCAGGAAAGCAGTTCGGGGAGGAATTTGTGAATGAACAAATCTTGACATTGCAAGAATTGGTCGATGAATTTTACAATGAGGTCGGATTGGTCATTGAAATTAAGAACCCGAACGACTATCCGGGAATCGAGGAAAAAGTTGTGCAGGTCCTCAATCAATACGACGATTTAAGCGGCATTATCATTCAATCATTTGACGTGCAATCGTTAAAAAAAATACATAGCCTTCTTCCAGAAGTTGAAATCGCAATTCTTATACGTCCTACGGATTCATTTATAACCGCGCAAAAAGTGGAGGAATACACTGACTTTGCTGCCTATATCAATTTCAATGTGTCGTTTACAAATAAACGAACGGTGGATCTGGTGCATGAACATGGCGGGAAAGTACTCGTCTGGTCGAAGAAGGACCGACGACTGATATGGAAGGCACAGAAATATGGAGTAGATGGGATCATTTCTGATTTCTCCGAAAAACCGGAAGAGATGTATCTTGCTAAGGAATAA
- a CDS encoding STAS domain-containing protein encodes MDIMDKKLHDYLIEQSDAISDQWLALRERQEGSIYSAQAGEAAEALLRNQNRLTNLTVATKLLPDTEQFEQKKEEWARDVAESRASTNTPISEVIDALRKVKTVYWRFVEQFIDSNADEVKPSSVLRWCSLINEAFDELITRFAEIYSRIVDSRFSAQAHLIEELSAPVIPITPTIGVLPLIGEIDASRAQSLFDSVPQKCAQTGVAHLFIDLSGVTTIDTLVAHQIHQITQVLKLLGIQSTISGMRPEIVQTSVQLGLDFSDVQTFGTLQLGLKKVLQDRSENIVTETVIVAEE; translated from the coding sequence ATGGACATAATGGATAAAAAGTTGCACGACTATTTGATTGAACAGAGCGACGCCATTTCGGATCAATGGCTGGCATTACGAGAAAGACAAGAAGGCTCCATTTATTCCGCACAGGCAGGAGAAGCGGCAGAAGCGTTATTACGAAATCAAAACCGACTAACCAATCTAACGGTGGCAACAAAGCTGCTTCCAGATACGGAGCAATTTGAACAGAAAAAGGAAGAATGGGCCCGGGATGTTGCTGAAAGCAGGGCGAGCACAAACACCCCGATTTCCGAAGTAATTGACGCATTGAGAAAAGTGAAAACCGTCTATTGGCGATTTGTAGAACAATTCATTGATTCAAATGCCGATGAAGTGAAACCAAGTTCTGTTCTCCGTTGGTGTTCTCTTATCAATGAGGCATTTGATGAGCTGATTACACGTTTTGCAGAAATCTATTCTCGTATCGTGGATAGCCGTTTCTCGGCACAGGCACATTTAATTGAAGAACTTAGTGCCCCGGTCATCCCAATCACTCCCACAATCGGCGTCTTGCCGCTAATCGGAGAAATCGATGCGTCCCGTGCTCAGTCGCTGTTCGATAGTGTACCCCAAAAATGTGCGCAGACAGGGGTTGCCCATCTGTTCATAGATTTGTCTGGTGTGACGACAATCGATACATTAGTAGCGCACCAGATTCACCAAATTACTCAAGTGTTGAAATTGCTTGGCATTCAATCGACCATTTCTGGAATGCGGCCGGAAATCGTTCAAACCTCAGTACAATTGGGCCTTGATTTTTCTGATGTCCAAACGTTTGGCACTTTGCAGCTGGGATTGAAGAAAGTATTACAAGATCGTTCGGAAAACATTGTAACAGAAACAGTCATTGTCGCAGAGGAATGA
- a CDS encoding LysM peptidoglycan-binding and 3D domain-containing protein: MNLKSLVMCAIACVAIITAAATAEAADGFEPLGPEEASRAIIPIPFYDGLLPDYALFFPTYVVDTGPVTYKVVEGDNLYRIALNHNIPLEVLINTNNLTSEVIHPGEELIIDSDDNNANASRQIVTSKPNSVAVSVTPSDSEQTAKTKSAAVSSAASEPAGEGKELVVTATAYTAYCTGCSGTTAYGIDLRSNPDQKVIAVDPKLIPLGTKVWVEGYGEAIAGDTGGAIKGHKIDVFIPSYENAMEWGVKKVKIKVLN; encoded by the coding sequence ATGAATCTAAAAAGCTTAGTAATGTGTGCTATCGCATGTGTGGCGATCATAACAGCCGCTGCTACAGCAGAAGCGGCAGATGGTTTTGAACCATTAGGGCCAGAGGAGGCCAGCAGGGCGATTATTCCGATTCCGTTCTATGATGGTTTGTTGCCTGATTACGCTTTATTTTTCCCAACTTATGTTGTTGACACAGGTCCGGTAACGTACAAGGTTGTCGAAGGCGATAATCTTTATCGCATTGCATTGAACCATAACATACCGCTAGAAGTCCTAATCAATACAAACAATTTAACGAGCGAAGTGATCCATCCCGGAGAAGAATTGATAATTGACAGTGACGATAATAATGCGAACGCATCCAGACAAATCGTAACTAGCAAGCCCAATTCAGTCGCCGTCTCTGTTACACCTTCAGACAGTGAACAGACAGCTAAAACTAAATCGGCGGCCGTTTCATCCGCTGCAAGTGAACCGGCTGGAGAAGGGAAAGAATTGGTTGTTACTGCGACAGCATATACTGCTTATTGTACAGGCTGTTCTGGCACGACTGCTTATGGTATCGATTTACGGTCTAATCCAGACCAAAAAGTGATCGCTGTTGATCCGAAGCTCATTCCACTGGGAACGAAAGTGTGGGTGGAAGGATATGGAGAAGCGATAGCTGGAGATACAGGCGGTGCTATTAAAGGCCATAAAATTGATGTGTTTATCCCATCCTATGAGAATGCGATGGAATGGGGCGTCAAGAAAGTGAAAATTAAAGTATTAAACTAA